One Pseudomonas fluorescens genomic region harbors:
- a CDS encoding alpha/beta hydrolase: MLKMFALLTLLVSSAVQAQTTLQSDLPLKYLEQVHADAEPRPLVIFLHGYGSNEADLIGMKFQLPAQYNYLSVQAPMALGEGRFQWFRKKGEGAYNGETDDLKVSSQKLRDFITQATKKYHTRPDKVYLIGFSQGAMMSYEVGLRPPAVVGGFAALSGRLLPVLKSQLKADQPLLPVNIFIGHGTADDPVPYQNGAEAKALLETLGYKPQFHAYPGVGHSISAAELRDLNGWLQQLNP, from the coding sequence ATGTTGAAGATGTTTGCTCTGTTGACCCTGCTGGTCTCCAGCGCCGTCCAGGCGCAAACCACCCTGCAATCCGATCTGCCGCTCAAATACCTCGAACAGGTTCACGCCGACGCCGAGCCGCGCCCGCTGGTGATTTTCCTGCACGGCTACGGCAGTAACGAAGCCGATCTGATCGGTATGAAATTCCAGCTGCCCGCGCAGTACAACTATTTGTCGGTACAGGCGCCGATGGCATTGGGCGAAGGGCGTTTCCAGTGGTTTCGCAAAAAGGGCGAAGGCGCCTACAACGGCGAGACCGATGATCTGAAGGTCAGCAGCCAGAAGCTGCGTGACTTTATCACTCAGGCAACGAAGAAATATCACACGCGCCCGGACAAGGTATACCTGATCGGCTTCAGTCAGGGCGCGATGATGAGCTACGAAGTGGGCCTGCGACCGCCGGCGGTGGTCGGCGGCTTTGCGGCGTTGAGCGGGCGTTTACTGCCGGTGTTGAAAAGCCAGCTCAAAGCCGATCAGCCACTGCTGCCAGTAAACATCTTCATCGGCCACGGCACCGCCGATGATCCCGTGCCCTATCAGAATGGTGCCGAGGCCAAGGCATTGCTGGAAACGCTGGGCTATAAACCGCAGTTTCACGCCTATCCCGGCGTCGGCCACAGTATCAGTGCGGCCGAACTGCGGGATCTCAACGGCTGGTTGCAGCAGCTCAATCCTTGA